A window of Gemmatimonadota bacterium genomic DNA:
TTTGTTTTTTTGAGAAAATTCAGTCCGAACGTTTGATACCATTCGAGAACGTATGAATGACCTTGGTGTGCCAAATGAGGCTCTAACACTTACAGGTGGGATTCACGGTACGTGGAATTGGCTGCCGTGGTTTGATGTGACAATGATTCAGGTGGATCGGTTTTTGCAACGAACATGGAAGACAATAGAGAAATGACTGATGGAATAGAGAAGCCACTAAGTGTAGCAATGAAACGGCATCGGTGTGATGATAGTGAGAATGAGTTATATACGCGTTTTCGTTATTCTCCTGTCGAAGGGCTTGGTTACGAGCCTGGTGTTGGGCGAAGAGATCCGAGTTCGATTATCAAGGTTGGCGATCTTTATTACGTCTGGTACACACATTGCACTGATACGAGATATAAATGGTTGAACGCAGACTTGTGGTATGCGACGAGTCCCGATGGGTATGTATGGACAGAGCTTGGTCCAGCCGTGGAGCGTGGTCCGGCAGGTGCCTGGGATGATTACAGTGTGTTTACATGTAATATTCTCGTCGCCGATGGCAGATACTATCTGGTTTATCAGGCCGAGACCATGCCCGAACGCGGTTTGGGTATCAACGTAGTGGGCATGGCAAAGGCAGACTCTCCGGATGGGCCGTGGGAGAAGTTGCCTGAGCCAGTCTTGGAAACCGCTCCTGATGGAAAATTTGAGGTGCCAGATCTCGATCAGGTGCATAAACGGAAAGTTATTAAAAAAGGGTCGTGGGATAGTGCTGCAGTTCACGATCCGGGGCTTTTGGTGCGCGATGGCAAGTACTGGCTATATTACAAAGGGCATGGAGTCGGAGATATCATGTTTGCCGATTCGAAGTGGGGCGTGGCGATTGCTGATCACCCTGAGGGCCCTTATGAGAAACATCCGCTGAATCCAATTACAAATAGCGGGCACGAGGTCTGGGTTTGGCCCTGGAAAACAGGTGTGGCTGCAATGGTTGATTGGGCGGGTCCTGAGAAGGGATCAATTCAATACGCGGAGGATGGCTTGAACTTTGAGGTGATGGCAACGCTGGAAGATATTCCACCTGCAGGAGGGGCTTATATTCCCGATAAATTTACGGATACAAAAGATGGCAAGGGGTTTAGCTGGGGGCTGTGTCATTACGGACGGTCCGACTGGAATTTTCTGGTGCGCTTCGATTGTGATCTGGAAAG
This region includes:
- a CDS encoding family 43 glycosylhydrolase: MKRHRCDDSENELYTRFRYSPVEGLGYEPGVGRRDPSSIIKVGDLYYVWYTHCTDTRYKWLNADLWYATSPDGYVWTELGPAVERGPAGAWDDYSVFTCNILVADGRYYLVYQAETMPERGLGINVVGMAKADSPDGPWEKLPEPVLETAPDGKFEVPDLDQVHKRKVIKKGSWDSAAVHDPGLLVRDGKYWLYYKGHGVGDIMFADSKWGVAIADHPEGPYEKHPLNPITNSGHEVWVWPWKTGVAAMVDWAGPEKGSIQYAEDGLNFEVMATLEDIPPAGGAYIPDKFTDTKDGKGFSWGLCHYGRSDWNFLVRFDCDLERGREKQLAWSYFQHYSTIRDVMINPERFNVPPEALLG